DNA from Acidimicrobiales bacterium:
CACCGGGCCAAGCTCGTCTGCTCGGGCATCGCCGACCCCTCGACGCTCGAACAGCTCTCGTCGCTGATCGGGGAGGAGGAACGGCCCGTCGACTCGACCACCCTCGACTCGAGCGGGCAGCGGACGACGACCTGGAGCCGGGCCACGCGCCGGCTGGCACCCGCCCACGCGCTGCGGCGGGTCGCGCCCGGCGAGGCCGTCCTCGTCTACGGGCACCTCGCCCCGGCCCGCCTCGAGCTGCGGCCCTACTACGCCGAGCGCTCGCTCGCGCGCCGGGCTCGCCCCGCGCCGTCGCCCGGACCCGGGGGCGGACGCGCCCCGACGAGCTGAGGCAGTACGTCCGCCGCGAGCCACCTCGCCCGCGAGCCACCTCGCCCGCGTGCCACCTCGCGTCGCGCGCCCGTCGCGCGTACGGACCGCGCAACCGAACATTCACCGACGCTTCAGCGGCGAGTCGGCGCGTGGCCACCTCGTGTTCAGGCCACCTCGGTACGTTCGCCACCGCTATGTGCGGCGCGAAGCAGCAGGCGGGAACGGGCGATCTGGCCGGCCCCCAGCCGGAGGCGGACGCCCGTGCGGGCGTCGGGGAGCTCCCGGCGCTCTCGGCGCGGGACGTGTCGGTCGGGTTCGGCCCCTCGAGGGTGCTCGACGGCGTCTCCCTCGACGTCGCTGCGGGGGCGGTGACCGCGCTCATCGGTCCCTCCGGGTCGGGCAAGACGACCCTGCTGCGCTCCTTCAACCGCATGAACGACCGGGTGCGTGGCCACTGGCGACGTGGCTCGATCCGCTTCGCTGGCGTGGAGGTCGAGCAGCTCGACCCGACGGTGCTCCGCCGGCGCGTCGGGATGGTCTTCCAGCGCCCGAACCCCTTCCCGATGTCCATCCTCGACAACGTCGTCGCCGGGGTGCGGGCGCACCGCCTCGCCCGGCGCTCGGAGCTGCGAGACCTCGCGGAGACCTGCCTCGCCGAGGTCGGCCTGTGGCACCACGTCGCCGACCGCCTGCACGACTCGCCTTTCCGCCTCTCCGGCGGCCAGCAGCAGCTGCTGTGCCTCGCGCGGGCCCTCGCGGTGCGGCCGGAGGTCCTCCTCCTCGACGAGCCGACCTCCTCGCTCGACCCGCGCTCAACCGAGGCGGTGGAGGAGCTCGTGCGCCGCTGCACGCCGCGCCTCACGGTCGTGATCGTGACGCACGACCTCCGCCAGGCTCGGCGCCTGTCGGACGAGACCGTCTTCCTCGCCGCAGGGCGCCTCGTCGAGGCCGGCTCGACGCAGCGGCTCTTCGCCCGCCCCGAGCGCCCGGAGACGGCGCGCTACCTGGGCGGCGCGAGCGACCTCGTGGGGAGCAGCTGAGGGTGGCGCTCCCCGCACGAAGGCTCCGGCCGCCCGCGACGGACGGGTGGTCGGCGCAGCGCAACTGCCCCGCCACGTCCCCTGCGGGACGACGAACGAAAGGGAACTGCCAGTGACAGGACGAGACAGAGCACGCGGCTGGCCGAAGGTGGCTCTCGCCCGCGCCGCGGCGATCGCCGCGGCGGGCGCCCTCGCCGGAGGCCTGCTCGCCGGGTCGCCAGCGCACGCCTCCGCGGTGCGGGGGCGTCACGCCGCAAGGAGCGCCGGGAGCGCGCTGGCCAGGGCGCAGGCCGAGCTCGCGCGCTTCGAGCGCGCGGCTCCTCGGGGGGTCTCGCTCTCGGAGACGGGGTCCACGCTCTTCTACCCGCTCTTCTCGGCTTGGGCGCAGGCCTACCGCGCGGCGCGGCTCGAGACGGCTGCCACGGGATCGGGCGCCGGCCAGTCCGACGCGCTGAAGGGCACCGTGGACATCGGCGCTTCGGACGCCTACCTGCCGCCGAGCGACCCCCCGACCCTGCTCAACATCCCGGTCGTCGTCTCCGCCCAGCAGATCGACTACAACCTGCCGGGTCTCGGCGGCCGCACGCACCTCCGGCTCGACGCGGCGGTGCTCAACGGGATGTACACGGGGTCGATCACCTACTGGGACGACAGCGCCATCGCGAGGCTCAACCGCGGCGTGCGGCTGCCCCACATCCCGGTCATCCCGCTCCACCGCTCCGACGGCAGCGGCGACACCTTCATGTTCACCTCGTACCTCGACTTCCAGGACCCGCAGAGCTTCGTGGCCGCGCTCGGCGGCCCGAACACCTCGGTCGCGTTCCCCCGGACCCCGAACGCGCTGGCCGAGAACGGCAACTCGGGCATGCTGGCCACCTGCGAGGCGACGCGTGGCTGCGTCGCCTACATCGGGGTGAGCTACCTGCGCTCGGCGCTCGCCCACGGTCTCGGGGTGGCCGCGCTGCTGAACGGCAGGGGGAGCTTCGTGCTGCCGACGCCCCGCAACATCTCGAACGAGGTCGCGAGCTACCCGAAGATCCCTGCGAACGGCACGATCTCGCTCATCGACTCGCGCTCGAGGCGTGCCCGCTACGGCTACCCGATCGTGAACTTCGAGTACGCGATCGTGAACGCCGTCCAGCCGAGTCCCCAGCGGGCGGCGGC
Protein-coding regions in this window:
- a CDS encoding phosphate ABC transporter ATP-binding protein; this translates as MCGAKQQAGTGDLAGPQPEADARAGVGELPALSARDVSVGFGPSRVLDGVSLDVAAGAVTALIGPSGSGKTTLLRSFNRMNDRVRGHWRRGSIRFAGVEVEQLDPTVLRRRVGMVFQRPNPFPMSILDNVVAGVRAHRLARRSELRDLAETCLAEVGLWHHVADRLHDSPFRLSGGQQQLLCLARALAVRPEVLLLDEPTSSLDPRSTEAVEELVRRCTPRLTVVIVTHDLRQARRLSDETVFLAAGRLVEAGSTQRLFARPERPETARYLGGASDLVGSS
- the pstS gene encoding phosphate ABC transporter substrate-binding protein PstS is translated as MALARAAAIAAAGALAGGLLAGSPAHASAVRGRHAARSAGSALARAQAELARFERAAPRGVSLSETGSTLFYPLFSAWAQAYRAARLETAATGSGAGQSDALKGTVDIGASDAYLPPSDPPTLLNIPVVVSAQQIDYNLPGLGGRTHLRLDAAVLNGMYTGSITYWDDSAIARLNRGVRLPHIPVIPLHRSDGSGDTFMFTSYLDFQDPQSFVAALGGPNTSVAFPRTPNALAENGNSGMLATCEATRGCVAYIGVSYLRSALAHGLGVAALLNGRGSFVLPTPRNISNEVASYPKIPANGTISLIDSRSRRARYGYPIVNFEYAIVNAVQPSPQRAAAIRALLAWGMDERRGAAPRFLDPIYFQPLPLNALEVAIGLLQRIGR